The Brassica napus cultivar Da-Ae chromosome C7, Da-Ae, whole genome shotgun sequence genome has a segment encoding these proteins:
- the LOC106409977 gene encoding WAT1-related protein At3g30340 isoform X1: MVKFDAKLWKAVFLMSFINIMLSVVNVMFKKMLNQGINRMVATTYRLAAGTLFLTPFAIFLERHNRPKLTGRILCSLFFSALLGTSLVQYFFLIGLQNTSSTFALAFSNMVPSVTFALALVFRQETLNIKSNIGRAKVLGTMICICGALVLTLYKGTALTQQNAQMQTQTSNSSPTAVTQKWAMGSFMLIISILVWSSWFIIQAKICRIYPCQYTSTTILSFFGVIQSALLSLISERSISMWVVKEKFQVLALLYSGIVGSGLCYVGISWCLQQRGPVFTSSFIPLIQVFAAIFSFFFLHEQIYCGSVIGSMVIIVGLYILLWGKSKENPAPVTKQAPLNLDLEGCGTAPNEPNSTAHPVSGK, translated from the exons atggtGAAGTTTGATGCGAAACTATGGAAAGCTGTGTTTCTGATGTCGTTTATCAACATTATGCTAAGCGTCGTGAACGTTATGTTCAAGAAGATGCTTAATCAAGGTATTAACCGTATGGTCGCCACCACATACCGACTTGCCGCAGGAACTCTGTTCTTAACACCGTTTGCGATTTTCTTGGAAAG ACATAACAGGCCAAAACTCACGGGTAGGATCTTGTGTTCACTTTTCTTTAGCGCTCTTCTAGG GACGAGCTTGGTGCAATACTTCTTTCTTATAGGGCTACAAAATACTTCTTCCACTTTCGCCTTAGCGTTTAGCAATATGGTTCCATCGGTCACTTTTGCTTTGGCTCTCGTCTTTAG GCAAGAGACGTTGAACATCAAGAGCAACATAGGACGAGCCAAAGTGTTAGGCACAATGATATGCATATGTGGAGCTTTGGTGCTTACGCTTTATAAAGGAACCGCACTAACTCAACAAAACGCTCAAATGCAAACACAAACATCAAATAGTTCACCTACTGCGGTAACACAAAAGTGGGCAATGGGTTCGTTCATGCTGATCATATCAATCTTAGTATGGTCATCATGGTTTATCATTCAAGCTAAAATATGCCGGATATATCCGTGCCAATACACGAGCACCACtatcctctctttttttggtGTGATCCAATCTGCTTTGTTGAGTTTGATCTCGGAGAGGAGCATATCCATGTGGGTCGTTAAAGAGAAATTTCAAGTTTTAGCTTTACTTTATTCG GGTATTGTGGGATCGGGATTGTGCTACGTGGGAATATCGTGGTGTCTCCAGCAAAGAGGTCCGGTTTTCACGTCTAGCTTCATCCCTTTGATTCAAGTCTTTGCTGCCATTTTCagcttcttttttcttcatgAGCAAATTTACTGCGGAAG TGTGATAGGGTCAATGGTCATCATCGTGGGactttatatacttttatgggGCAAAAGCAAGGAAAATCCTGCCCCAGTGACCAAACAAGCACCATTAAATCTCGATCTTGAAGGTTGTGGGACTGCTCCAAATGAACCTAATAGTACTGCCCATCCAGTATCTGGAAAATAA
- the LOC106409977 gene encoding WAT1-related protein At3g30340 isoform X2 translates to MVKFDAKLWKAVFLMSFINIMLSVVNVMFKKMLNQGINRMVATTYRLAAGTLFLTPFAIFLERTSLVQYFFLIGLQNTSSTFALAFSNMVPSVTFALALVFRQETLNIKSNIGRAKVLGTMICICGALVLTLYKGTALTQQNAQMQTQTSNSSPTAVTQKWAMGSFMLIISILVWSSWFIIQAKICRIYPCQYTSTTILSFFGVIQSALLSLISERSISMWVVKEKFQVLALLYSGIVGSGLCYVGISWCLQQRGPVFTSSFIPLIQVFAAIFSFFFLHEQIYCGSVIGSMVIIVGLYILLWGKSKENPAPVTKQAPLNLDLEGCGTAPNEPNSTAHPVSGK, encoded by the exons atggtGAAGTTTGATGCGAAACTATGGAAAGCTGTGTTTCTGATGTCGTTTATCAACATTATGCTAAGCGTCGTGAACGTTATGTTCAAGAAGATGCTTAATCAAGGTATTAACCGTATGGTCGCCACCACATACCGACTTGCCGCAGGAACTCTGTTCTTAACACCGTTTGCGATTTTCTTGGAAAG GACGAGCTTGGTGCAATACTTCTTTCTTATAGGGCTACAAAATACTTCTTCCACTTTCGCCTTAGCGTTTAGCAATATGGTTCCATCGGTCACTTTTGCTTTGGCTCTCGTCTTTAG GCAAGAGACGTTGAACATCAAGAGCAACATAGGACGAGCCAAAGTGTTAGGCACAATGATATGCATATGTGGAGCTTTGGTGCTTACGCTTTATAAAGGAACCGCACTAACTCAACAAAACGCTCAAATGCAAACACAAACATCAAATAGTTCACCTACTGCGGTAACACAAAAGTGGGCAATGGGTTCGTTCATGCTGATCATATCAATCTTAGTATGGTCATCATGGTTTATCATTCAAGCTAAAATATGCCGGATATATCCGTGCCAATACACGAGCACCACtatcctctctttttttggtGTGATCCAATCTGCTTTGTTGAGTTTGATCTCGGAGAGGAGCATATCCATGTGGGTCGTTAAAGAGAAATTTCAAGTTTTAGCTTTACTTTATTCG GGTATTGTGGGATCGGGATTGTGCTACGTGGGAATATCGTGGTGTCTCCAGCAAAGAGGTCCGGTTTTCACGTCTAGCTTCATCCCTTTGATTCAAGTCTTTGCTGCCATTTTCagcttcttttttcttcatgAGCAAATTTACTGCGGAAG TGTGATAGGGTCAATGGTCATCATCGTGGGactttatatacttttatgggGCAAAAGCAAGGAAAATCCTGCCCCAGTGACCAAACAAGCACCATTAAATCTCGATCTTGAAGGTTGTGGGACTGCTCCAAATGAACCTAATAGTACTGCCCATCCAGTATCTGGAAAATAA
- the LOC106410274 gene encoding alpha/beta hydrolase domain-containing protein 17B: MGAVTSSMAAKFAFFPPNPPSYGVEVAEETGKLRLTGVENVKDNVEVLKLKTKRGNQVVAAYIKNPKASLTLLYSHGNAADLGQMFELFSELSLHLRVNLIGYDYSGYGRSSGKPSEQNTYHDIEAVYRCLEEQYGVKEQDVILYGQSVGSGPTLELASRLPNLRAVVLHSAIASGLRVMYPVKRTYWFDIYKNIDKISLVKCPVLVVHGTSDDVVNWSHGKQLFDLCKEKYEPLWIKGGNHCDLELYPQYIKHLKKFVSAVEKSPHLPNGTVPQTEKARSSTDVRESSRPSTDQREKSRTSTDQREMPKLSSTESKDIARASVDKRERTRKSVDGCEKPSNATEQQIQPEKGRKSMDRFGGMIRSVGFCNIDCFKPTATAK, from the exons ATGGGGGCGGTGACGTCATCGATGGCTGCAAAGTTTGcgtttttcccgccaaacccgCCGTCGTACGGTGTCGAGGTAGCAGAAGAGACGGGGAAGCTGAGGCTAACGGGTGTAGAGAACGTGAAGGACAACGTGGAAGTGTTGAAGCTCAAGACGAAGAGAGGGAATCAGGTGGTTGCGGCGTATATTAAGAACCCTAAAGCCTCGCTCACGCTTCTCTATTCACACGGCAACGCCGCTGATCTCGGCCAGATGTTCGAGCTCTTCTCCGAGCTCAGCCTCCATCTCCGCGTCAACTTGATTGG GTATGACTATTCAGGTTACGGAAGGTCTTCAGGGAAG CCTAGTGAGCAGAACACGTACCACGATATAGAAGCAGTGTATAGATGCTTGGAAGAGCAGTATGGTGTCAAGGAACAAGATGTTATTTTATATGGACAATCAGTAGGAAGCGGACCGACTTTAGAGTTAGCTTCTCGGTTACCAAACCTCAGAGCTGTTGTTCTCCACAGTGCTATTGCTTCCGGTCTTAGAGTCATGTACCCTGTAAAGCGAACTTACTGGTTTGACATTTACAAG AACATTGATAAGATATCTCTTGTCAAATGTCCGGTTCTGGTAGTTCAC GGAACATCAGATGATGTTGTGAATTGGTCTCATGGGAAGCAACTATTTGATCTTTGTAAAGAAAAATACGAACCGCTTTGGATCAAAGGAGGAAACCACTGCGACTTAGAGCTATACCCTCAGTACATAAAACATCTAAAGAAGTTTGTATCTGCGGTTGAGAAGTCTCCTCATCTTCCAAACGGAACTGTGCCACAGACAGAGAAGGCGAGGAGCAGTACAGATGTTAGAGAATCTTCAAGGCCAAGCACAGATCAAAGAGAGAAGTCAAGAACGAGTACTGATCAAAGAGAGATGCCTAAGCTGAGTAGTACAGAGAGTAAGGATATAGCGAGAGCGAGCGTTGATAAAAGAGAAAGAACGAGAAAAAGTGTTGATGGGTGTGAGAAACCAAGTAATGCTACAGAACAACAGATACAACCAGAGAAAGGGAGGAAAAGCATGGACAG gTTTGGGGGGATGATAAGATCAGTAGGGTTCTGCAACATAGATTGTTTCAAGCCTACAGCAACAGCTAAATGA
- the LOC106410273 gene encoding amino acid transporter AVT6A, translating to MTIKDVTPIPKRSYSPSSSSSDDVAAPLLPKSHGDEVAYDEFNGASFSGAVFNLATTIIGAGIMALPATMKILGLVLGIAMIVVMAFLTDASIEFLLRFSKIKRSRSYGGLMGDSFGKPGRVLLQVAVLVNNIGVLIVYMIIIGDVLAGKTEDGTHHYGVLEGWFGHHWWNGRAAILLITTLGVFAPLACFKRIDSLRFTSALSVALAVVFLVITAGISIMKLISGGVAMPRLLPDVSDLTSFWNLFTVVPVLVTAFICHYNVHSIQNELDDPAQIRPVVRSALMLCSSVYIMTSIFGFLLFGDDTLDDVLANFDTDLGIPLGSVLNDAVRVSYALHLMLVFPIVFYPLRINIDGLLFPSARPLTTSNVRFGCLTAGLISVVFLGANFIPSIWDAFQFTGATAAVCLGFIFPASIILKDRHGRATSRDTTLAVFMIVLAVLSNAIAIYSDAYALFKKNAPRE from the exons ATGACGATCAAAGACGTTACTCCGATTCCAAAGAGAAGCTATTCTccgtcctcctcctcctcagacGACGTTGCTGCTCCGTTGCTGCCCAAATCTCACGGAGACGAAGTTGCTTACGATGAGTTCAACGGAGCTTCCTTCAGCGGCGCGGTTTTCAATCTCGCCACGACTATAATCGGTGCTGGTATCATGGCTTTGCCCGCGACGATGAAGATCCTCGGGCTTGTGCTTGGGATTGCAATGATTGTTGTCATGGCTTTCTTGACCGATGCGTCTATTGAGTTCTTGCTTAGGTTTAGTAAGATTAAGAGGAGCAGGTCTTATGGTGGGCTGATGGGTGATTCTTTTGGGAAGCCTGGGAGGGTTTTGCTTCAGGTTGCTGTGTTGGTTAATAAcattggtgttttgattgtctACATGATCATCATTG GTGATGTGTTGGCTGGAAAGACGGAGGATGGGACTCACCATTATGGTGTTCTTGAAGGATGGTTTGGTCACCATTGGTGGAACGGGAGAGCTGCTATTCTTCTGATTACTACTCTTGGTGTGTTTGCTCCTTTGGCTTGCTTCAAGCGTATTG ATTCTTTGAGATTTACATCTGCACTATCGGTGGCTCTTGCGGTCGTGTTTCTCGTCATCACAGCGGGGATTTCGATCATGAAGTTGATCAGTGGTGGCGTGGCGATGCCGAGATTGCTACCAGATGTTAGCGACTTAACATCCTTCTGGAATCTCTTCACTGTTGTACCTGTTCTTGTCACCGCATTCATTTGCCATTACAATG ttcACAGCATACAAAACGAGCTTGACGACCCTGCTCAGATAAGACCAGTAGTCCGATCAGCTCTCATGCTCTGCTCATCAGTGTACATAATGACAAGCATTTTCGGGTTCCTCTTGTTCGGTGACGATACTCTTGATGATGTCCTTGCAAACTTTGACACAGATCTCGGCATCCCTCTTGGTTCTGTCCTTAACGATGCGGTTCGAGTCAGCTATGCGCTTCATCTTATGCTGGTGTTCCCCATTGTTTTCTACCCGTTGAGGATTAACATTGACGGCCTCTTGTTCCCTTCTGCTCGACCATTGACTACCTCGAATGTAAGGTTCGGTTGCCTCACTGCAGGTCTCATCTCTGTAGTCTTCTTGGGAGCAAACTTCATCCCAAGCATTTGGGATGCTTTCCAGTTCACTGGTGCCACTGCTGCTGTTTGTCTCGGTTTCATCTTCCCAGCGTCTATTATACTAAA GGATCGTCATGGCAGAGCAACAAGCAGGGACACGACCTTAGCTGTTTTCATGATTGTTCTTGCGGTGTTGTCCAATGCAATCGCTATTTACAGCGATGCTTATGCGTTGTTCAAGAAGAACGCACCTCGTGAGTAA